In Streptomyces sp. NBC_01717, one DNA window encodes the following:
- a CDS encoding HAD family hydrolase, with the protein MTSTVSASLTRMADGAALQAVFLDMDGTLVDTEGFWWDAEVEVFADLGHRLDEAWRNVVVGGPMTRSAGYLIDVTGADITLPELTVLLNDRFEARIGRGVPLMPGAARLLAELAAHEVPTALVSASHRRIIDRVLDSVGHHHFSLTVAGDEVSRTKPHPEPYLTAASGFGVAPERCAVIEDTATGVAAAEAAGCRVVAVPSVAPIAPASGRVVVGSLEEVDLAFLRGLVTGVR; encoded by the coding sequence ATGACCAGTACGGTCTCCGCGTCCTTGACCCGTATGGCCGACGGCGCCGCCCTTCAGGCCGTCTTTCTAGACATGGACGGCACCCTGGTCGACACCGAGGGCTTCTGGTGGGACGCCGAAGTCGAAGTCTTCGCCGATCTCGGTCACCGGCTGGACGAGGCGTGGAGGAACGTGGTCGTCGGCGGCCCGATGACCCGCAGCGCCGGCTACCTCATCGATGTCACCGGCGCGGACATCACGCTTCCCGAGCTGACCGTGCTGCTCAACGACCGCTTCGAGGCGCGTATCGGCCGCGGTGTACCGCTGATGCCGGGCGCCGCCCGGCTGCTCGCCGAGCTGGCGGCCCACGAGGTGCCGACCGCCCTGGTCTCCGCCTCGCACCGGCGCATCATCGACCGGGTGCTGGACTCGGTCGGGCACCACCATTTCTCGCTCACCGTCGCAGGCGACGAGGTCTCCCGGACGAAGCCGCACCCGGAGCCCTATCTCACCGCCGCCTCGGGCTTCGGGGTGGCTCCGGAGCGCTGCGCGGTCATCGAGGACACCGCGACCGGTGTCGCCGCGGCGGAGGCCGCCGGCTGCCGGGTCGTCGCCGTGCCGTCCGTGGCACCGATCGCACCCGCCTCCGGACGGGTCGTCGTGGGCTCCCTCGAAGAAGTCGATCTCGCATTTCTCCGGGGACTGGTCACTGGAGTGCGTTGA
- a CDS encoding ABC transporter substrate-binding protein, with product MNRKTLVLPAVVGLLAPVLAACGGTDSGSDGKAAIVVGTTDQFVATEDNPAPLDPAIGYEAGVWNVLRQTVQTLTHVPRGGGQPVPEAARSCTFTDRENESYRCKLRSGLTFADGTPVTAEDVKYSINRVIDIKSDSGPVGLLTNIDTIETSGADEVIFHLKTPDATFPYKLATPAAGIVQKSKYPARSPRSGFQVDGSGPYTMKPEVRNDQVVKVVFTRNPRYKGDLNVLNDKVELDLFPDAKAMGKALDAQKIDMMTRTMSPGQAQQMLEQPKDGIELTEMPGLAISYLAFDTTDPAVESKAVRQAIAQVVDRGQIAGQVYGATAEPLYSLIPSSITGHTNSFYNKYGEPSTTKAAAILQAAGIQTPVKFTLHYTTDHYGPATATEFKALKKQLNATGLFDVDVKGTPWAKYRPAQKRGDYAVYGMGWFPDFPDPDNYTAPFLDKNNFLNSPYRSALAQNTLIPQSRREEDRASAAKTFQKLQDIVAADVPVLPIWQGKQYVASRDGLTGVEWSINSSADLQLWELGRSAV from the coding sequence ATGAACCGCAAGACTCTGGTGCTGCCGGCCGTCGTCGGCCTGCTCGCGCCCGTACTCGCCGCCTGCGGCGGGACGGACAGCGGGAGCGATGGCAAGGCCGCCATCGTTGTCGGCACCACGGACCAGTTCGTCGCCACCGAGGACAACCCCGCGCCGCTCGACCCCGCCATAGGCTACGAAGCAGGCGTCTGGAACGTCCTGCGGCAGACCGTGCAGACCCTGACCCACGTGCCGCGTGGCGGCGGCCAGCCTGTCCCCGAGGCCGCCAGGAGCTGCACCTTCACCGACCGGGAGAACGAGAGCTACCGCTGCAAGCTGCGCAGCGGCCTCACGTTCGCCGACGGCACGCCCGTCACCGCCGAGGACGTCAAGTACTCCATCAACCGCGTCATCGACATCAAGTCCGACAGTGGCCCCGTCGGTCTGCTCACCAACATCGACACGATCGAGACGAGCGGTGCCGACGAAGTCATCTTCCATCTGAAGACGCCGGACGCGACCTTCCCGTACAAGCTCGCCACCCCGGCCGCAGGCATCGTGCAGAAGAGCAAGTACCCGGCGAGGTCCCCGCGCAGCGGCTTCCAGGTCGACGGCTCCGGTCCGTACACGATGAAGCCGGAGGTCAGGAACGACCAGGTCGTCAAGGTCGTCTTCACCAGGAACCCGCGCTACAAGGGCGATCTGAACGTCCTGAACGACAAGGTCGAGCTGGACCTCTTCCCCGACGCCAAGGCGATGGGCAAGGCGCTCGACGCCCAGAAGATCGACATGATGACCCGCACCATGTCTCCCGGGCAGGCTCAGCAGATGCTGGAGCAGCCGAAGGACGGCATCGAGCTCACCGAGATGCCCGGCCTCGCCATCAGCTATCTCGCCTTCGACACCACCGACCCCGCGGTGGAGAGCAAGGCCGTCCGGCAGGCCATCGCCCAGGTCGTCGACCGAGGCCAGATCGCCGGGCAGGTCTACGGCGCCACCGCCGAGCCGCTCTACTCGCTCATCCCGTCCAGCATCACCGGACACACCAACTCGTTCTACAACAAGTACGGCGAGCCCAGCACCACCAAGGCCGCCGCCATCCTGCAGGCCGCCGGCATACAGACACCGGTGAAATTCACCCTGCACTACACGACCGACCACTACGGGCCCGCCACCGCCACCGAGTTCAAGGCGCTGAAGAAGCAGCTCAACGCCACCGGGCTGTTCGACGTCGACGTCAAGGGCACCCCCTGGGCGAAGTACCGCCCCGCCCAGAAGCGCGGCGACTACGCCGTCTACGGCATGGGCTGGTTCCCCGACTTCCCGGACCCGGACAACTACACGGCGCCGTTCCTCGACAAGAACAACTTCCTCAACTCGCCGTACAGGTCCGCACTGGCCCAGAACACGCTGATCCCGCAGTCCCGCCGGGAGGAAGACCGGGCCTCGGCCGCCAAGACCTTCCAGAAGCTCCAGGACATCGTCGCCGCCGACGTTCCCGTACTTCCGATCTGGCAGGGCAAGCAGTACGTCGCCTCCCGCGACGGCCTCACCGGCGTCGAGTGGTCGATCAATTCCTCGGCCGACCTGCAGCTCTGGGAGCTCGGCCGCAGCGCCGTCTGA